Genomic segment of Nothobranchius furzeri strain GRZ-AD chromosome 12, NfurGRZ-RIMD1, whole genome shotgun sequence:
CAGCGACTCAGCAGTCGGCACACATCTTTCCTGAACGCCCGTGTGAAGATGGTGTACAGGAAAGGGTTGCAGAGGGAGTTGATGGGGTAGAAAAGTATCAGCAGGATTTTGGAGTGGGACACGGTGATGAGGGGCATACGGAGGGCCGCAGAGATGGCAAAGAAGGAGATTGGTGCCATGCACAGAAAGTCTGTGAAAATGAGCACAGCCATGCGTTTGGCTACCTTTGTGTCTCCGTGGCGGGTGGAGTGCTTGGGGTTGCGCACGCTGAGGTACATGCAGATGTAGCAGTAGCACACCAACAGGAAAGCCACAACGTTGAGAGTTAGCACAGCCACCACATAAACCTGCGAGCCCACGGTGTCGATGTCCATGGGCAAGCAGATGCTCACTTTGCTGTAACTGCTTACCCCCACTAGAGGGAGCAATGCAACTACCAAAGAGAAGCCCCAGCCTGCCGCCATCATGGCTGTCACATGATGCATCTTCAGCCTCTTGTTGACATGCATGGCATTGGTGATGGTGTGCCAGCGCTCCAGGCTGATAACAGACAGTGTGTACACTGAAAGCTCGCTAGCAAACACGgtcagaaagcctgctgtgctgcagCCAGGCCCCGTCTGCCAGTAGGTGGCATGGTTGTAGTATTCATGACGGGAGTGGTAGTCCATGTAGGCAATGAGCATCAGGTAGAGCCCCATACACAGGTCAGCAAAGGCCAGGTTGCACATGAGGAATCTAGAGATGGTTAACTTCTGGTGGCTGACGAGCAGGATGACTAGAACGGCGAGGTTACCGGCCACGGCGAAGACCGTGATGATCCAGGTGAGACAACGTAGGAAGGCGAAGCCCAGCAGGTCCTCGCAGGGGTTGAAGGCGTCCGGCTTTGGCGTGCACGAGACGAAGGGGCTGTTGAGACAATCAAATTCCAGATCTGGATACTGGAAGTTGATGTCATAAACCAGATTCATGCCGTCATCAGTAGGCTCTCTGAGACAAAAGAAGTCATGAGTTTGTTAAATAATGAAATTCATGTGGAATTTATAGAATTTGTTCAAGTTATGAATTTATTAAAGATATAATCAATTTTAATACAATAAACCCAAAAGCAGACTGAAAAAATGGACTCACGTTCCTGTTTCACTGAGATCACAAAACCTGGTGAAGTTCTTTGAGGCACTTTCCCTTTGAGCAAAAGAGACACACGGAGAGAAAAGGTGACATTTCTCCAAGTGTCAATAATTCTGGCTGCTAATTACCAGCTTACTGATGATCTGCATTCAGGGGACAGGTGTTTGATTGTTTAAGCAGATGTGAATGGATTGGTTGCATCACTAGAGGTGTCGACGGCCTACCTCTGTTTCCGACGCCATGTGTGGAAGGCGCAGCAGTGGCTCGGGTACGTGAGCTCCGCCTCCAGCAGCTCGGCGAGGCTCTCCAACCGAGGGAGGCTTTTGAGAGCAAAGGCAGAGCTGGCTTTCAGAGATCGCACCTGGCTCAGCCCTTTAGGTGGGAGGGAGCTCAGAGATGTGGAGGAAACATCCCtgaaacacacacgcgcacacacacgcaggtGTAGATTAGTAAAATGACAATGATTAATATGCAGATTTTTAACGTGCTATTGTATTACCACGAGCAATTAGAAAAGCGCAGGCCAGTTTGGTGAGGAGGTAACAAAAGGGAAGTCAGCAGGTGTTTTGGATGAGAATATATCAATTTGCTAACAAACCAAATGAGCTTTTCCACAATTTCTCAGAGAACTAGAAACATtgaaagctctcattcacttgtTATTTGAGTGAATCCGCTGTAATCTCTAGTATAGATGAATGCATTGCGAATCGTTCATGGTAGGGAGAAAAGCTCTggcgcacctgtttcaggaagtagaagttcgtCAGAGGAGTGGgggaaacagcaggatttggagcctcAGAGTCGTTAGCATtcgtgatattctgacatcttgcctctgattggctaacagcaacaatactcttccactgcctctgctCGTTCTTCAACTTTAATGTGTTATCGtcagaaataacacaagcctgaaggaaggTGGCTAATGCTAACGCTTAGCtcctactagctgaaacatgctctgctctctcctggatgctaaatcaacaacagcctttcctggtTGCAAGCCAAgaggagtccatgaatgtttaaatttgtgttgctttttctttcatttttattctttTCATGGCAATTGCAGGAAATTGGGGTAGAAGAGCATTTCACGTTAAGCACTGCAGTTGTCTCTAATAGAAATTAATGTGTTGTAAGTGATTCTCTGTggaaacaaagctccggtgcacctgtttgaggacatagaagtcagctggaggggaAAATAGAAACACAtgacaggatttgaagtcttatttcctgatatttggacatctcgcctctgattggacaaACGCAACACAACGTTACCGATGACTCTGCTCTGCACtattgatgttttgtctccacaagtaacaaagcctggaggagctctgccaTGTTGAGTTGCTATTGcgtacggttagcttctgctggctgagacgttctctgatgtttcctggacgctaaaccaacagcagccttccccgtcatgagtcgttATCAATGTTATCAACAGTGTGACgtaaaagctaatgcaggagataggtgtaggagactattttcatgttgaacCTCCATAGAAAACTGTGACagattataattaaaaataaaacgtttttcagtgaagttgacctttaagtgAACTTGCTGTTAAACAAAGTTTTAATATACATTTTCATGCTGTTACGTTGAAAAAAATCTTACAGATTCTAATGGTAAATTATTCCATTTCTCTCTAAAGCATAGTACTAATAACTGCTACGCTCAGACTGGACCCCACACATGCAAAGCAGAGAGCTTTCAGCATTTCAAATATTCACACAAAAGAAAATGTCACATCAACACCACGACAGAGTTGTTTGAAATCCGAGACCTTGTGGTCTGTCAGCTGCAGACTTTATTTGCTTGTTAATCAGCATTTAGCAGTCTTtcctgatggttgtttagactttCTGTCACCACTCTAATCTTTATGCAATAAAATAATCATTGTTTTGAATATTAACCCCACTCCTCTGCCAACTTTTAATGTAAATATCTAAATTGGGTTGAAAAAAGATTCATTTTCTAAAGAGCAAGGGAAATTAATTTTAAACTTGAatctttttaacagacaattatCAGTATTTGTTGCAAACATGATTTTACCATAAAGTAGAACAGTTGGGAAGAGCACATTACACTTCCCAAATTTAACTCAATCATGCACCGATCATAACCTTTAATggtccaaataaataaaaatgtgaaattAATAAATATTCATTGCATTTTTATTGGTGAAAATGGCAACGACTGAAGATAAAAGTACAATGTTTGTGAATTTAAGCTGCAATGGTTAATCTGCCAAAcaggctagcttaaaacatttgttaTGCCTCTTAAAGTTCTGATGCAGTATAGCTATCAATATTTTGTGAAGTTTAGAAGAAAATTAATTATGAAGTGGTTAATTGAGTACCACTGCCTTAATTAAATGTCAAAATTAGCTTTTGTACCTAATGAAATGTTTACTTGCATTTTATTTCATAAAACCAGATTAATTGTCTCATTGATTGCTCTGTTGCAGCTTTTGTGTCGCACTTTGTTTTAAAACacctttcctttttatctttaacTAAATTATGTGAATCGAGATGCTTTTGTGTGTATTTATGGGAACAAGTAACAGCTCTCTGCTGCAGACTGTATACATTTGTTGATTTTTCAGGATGTTGGTGCAGAAAGCCGCTTGGGGAAGTAAAATATTGTGACTACTGTTTATGAGAGTAAGATAATTATAAGAGATTATACCTTTTAATGTACTAAATGCATAAAGAGGACACTTTACTGTTTGTAAAAAATAAGTTATATTAGTTCTAGGGTCATTACAAAACATGTTCATACAGTTCTTtgtactaaatccctctcacataaagcagtttcagcagttttattcttgacattttagtaccttccagaatgagccgtttcagggctcgtcACTTTAAGGAAATAAGCTGGCGCTGGTCATGCCCACCTATCCCCTACtcaggctgctatgagctgagaagctccaatttctaggaggggctcggagtagagccactgctcctccagtagCTCTCTCTTGCACATTAGAGGCTGTTCTTTTTTAATttacctgtttgtgacatcacaaatgcacGTAACACCTAAAACAAAACACTAACAGAAAACAGATGTATCATTTAATCTCATTTGgactgtttatagaggcagtagagacccacatggcagcacaaaaatgAGGCAAAAAGTGTGTTTTGTATAATATATCCCCTTTGAGTTTTTCATTTGGGCCCTGCTTTCATACATACAAGTAATCATCGTCTCTTTATCTCCTTAGCTATAGAACGTGCATGATGATCATTGAGATGGCTCTTGCAGACTGCAGCAGAACATCTGCCGTACTTAGCTTGTGGCTAGATTTAATAGCAGAAATGGTCTCGGTGAGGAAATCCAGGCAGATGTAGGCACAGCTGCTAATCTTGATCAAGAGACATATCCCTTTGAATCTGTGCAGATCAAACTGAACAGGTTCTGCGTTGCTAAAATGACCTACAGGATCTAGAGGTCATAATTGTGCTTGAATGCCTCCTTCTATTGTTGAGGCTTAAGGCATGTTAATCATCTGAATGACTTACAGATAACTTGGGCCTGTGGCTCCTTCAAAAGCATCTTCTTGAACGTGACTGAGAAACCGGTTGTCTCTCAAAATGCTGCAAAACCACACACAGGAAACAAAGTCATACATGCAACCTCAAGCCAAAACTGCAGTTTTCTGCTTAACACACGGTGTGAAAGGCAACCAAAGATGACACAGTAATGGTCCACAATGCCCCAAAGCATTATTCATCTACTATTTGCTCTCTGAAGTTGACACTGAAGTGGATAAGCATTATTTTTAGACTGCAGTGTCTGTACATATCGTGTCCTCATCAACATTAAGCATTACAGGGCAAAGCAAGAAAACAACGGGGCATCCAATCTTTGTTTAGTCTCACATAACAGTTGATTACTGGTAcacccagtttttttttttctagatTAGAGCAAGAAAGACCAGAAGTTCATATTTCAGCGGCCACACACTGGATGTTGGATATGCATGAGGCCAGTTTCACAACCTTCAAGCTGCTTACAGAGTGTTGAGCTTGGTCCCGTTGAACGCGTGAGATTGGATTTCCTTGAAGCCGTTTCGGACCAGATTCCTGTGGAGGGCAGGGCGATTATAAACTCGTTTTCTGTCAAAAGTGACCACTGCCAAGGTTGGCAAACAGAACATTTGATTATGCTAGCACCATCGATACAGACTCTGAACAAATGGAGACAAATTGTTGCTCTCAGCCCAGACAATGTGGTAACCAAGAGAATGAAACGTCTTCACTCACATGTCAACGTACTCTTTTGTGATGCCCTGGAAGCAGTTGGCAGGAATGATGTCGATCCTCATGTTGTCTGCCATTTCTCTGCAGGCGGAGGAGGTAACACTCGTTAGTGCTGTTTGGCTTCGTTCTCAGACAAAATTATGCATATTTACACAAACAGGAGCGGCGTCAGTCAGAGTTGATGGCAATGTGACACTGACAGAATACGATCAAAATAAACAGAAATGAGGATCCTGCAGTTTTGTGACATACAAAGTTTAGAGATACTCTTTATATAAAGGAAATTACTCACAAGATAATATTTGGTGCCAATGTAGAAATGGTGGTAAAGTCTGGGAAGTGAATTATGCCTGTGTTTGAGATGCTCCTGTATAGATACAAGTGAGTTAAATCATACACATAAGTAAATATGATTATAATGAAGTGTGTAGTGTACACTGCTGCAAAAACATAACTGGTTAAAAATTCAATTAAAAATGACTTTTAATAAAACATAGTAATTGGTAAAGTCATCTCTGTGTCTCTAAAGTAGACCGAGATAGAggcctttaaacattttctttacTCACAATGTTCATCCTAAAAAACACGTAGATGGCTTTGTAAGATGTTTCGGCCAGTGCAGAATGGTCAAAATAGTAATTTGTTTAGGCGTGGATAATAAAATACAAAGTCACGGGATCATCTGGTCTAAAATTTCAAATAAActaaaaacaatttttaaaattctaaaaaatataaaatatttaaacaagCAGGTGAGGGATTTTAGTCATCCATGTTGGGTTAAAAGAATTGAATTGGAAAAAGATATTGCACTAACAGAAATGTTTCAAGCTTCTAAACAGGACATCTAACTTTTTAAAGGTATAAAGTTCTATGGTTGATTAAAACgtttttgcactaaatccctctgatGCAAAgcgatttcagcagttttgtttttgacattttcagtaccctccagaatgagccgtttcagggctctgtcactttctgGAAAaagagctggagctggccacgcccacttatCCTTGATTAGCTGCAATGAGGTGAGGAACATGGATATCCAGGATGGGCTCACAGTTTTTCTCCAGAATTAAGGGGAataatagggatgagcgagtacacctctatctgtatctgtagctgtatctgttcaaccatctaaattatctgtatatcTATCTGTACTCGGAGCAGGCGTGGCCTAAcctggaagtgggtgtagtttaaccagaggtgggtgtggtttacatcaatacgttattttaagtctgatcagaagttgccatgtgtattgtttatttgaaaactatttacagagcagcctcagagttgagattaaatgtttatgatcacaatagtaaaggaactattacagaacaagtgtttcaataaaatcagaactttaatatttaagtgcatgaattaagagagagagagaagaaaagatcttttctatagcgcccctcaagataaaaatcacggggcgcttcacaaaaataaaacatgtaaaatagaaaaaaagaatttcaaaaatgattaaaatatatttaaaatgagcaaaaaatagacaattgtgattaaaaatgtaaagaaagagagagagtgaataggaaagagggagtggatcctgaggaagaggagagagagagagaggaaaaaaaacccaGACTGGAGAGGAAGCAGTgattgacgcagcacgagccgttttcagctctgtcttgtcaaatgcaccacgtacgttacgaaaaaagtaactttaaatgactttaaagtaactttaaaaataagcaaactgaagaaaacatagggagtactgaagaaacgtgaacggtgaagcaagcacagagagatcctttactgtctgtgtgcgtggatggaccggatgcggactgagctgtgagctcctggctgcagagttttgcttgtagggaggggtgggcgctctatttgactggccaatcacagagcgtgaagacagtcagtcacccaatgaggattttccttcagcacgattacagatatttacgagttttactcgtttcatgcccgtactcgtcaaaaatgctttatccgtaccggatactcgtctgaaatgagtatctggctcatccctagGGAATAATGTCCTTTTTTGTCACAATCAGGGACTTTTGTAACAGCTTCTTTTAGGTTCACAATGCCTGACATCAAACAATGACAAAATGTTATTTTTTCACGTTTGGTGggtttatagaggcagtggagAACCACATGGCTGCCCAGAAGGATGCAAAAAGCATGCCTTtaaattagtgatgtgtcggtcgcgaacgaaccggctctaagtgccggctctatgaagggaacgacgggagccggctcgtccttGGGAGCCGTCACCCTCCCTCCCCCCTCCtcccttgctttggtgaaagccacaggcgattggtctacatgtgtaactgcgtgtccagactatccatacacagagcagtagggcggggaaaagggaggatcagactcagacacacagcagagcacatgcgggcggagcgagacgagagggaatgaggaggaggaaaaggcgagcgagagagggaAAAGTGcgatgaagacggtgagaaaatgtttctgtttctgtatttagcagacgcttttgtccaaagcgacagcagttggaaagttgagatttcttaaagtgttcagttaataaatccatataaatgataaatatttgatttattgcattttttacattagtaagtcatttaacatatagtttagcattatttttggtgataaatgtactctacgcaacagaaaatctgaggagccacttgggagccgaaagagccggctcttttgggtgagctgagccaaaagaaccagctctctaaaaatagccggaattcccatcactactttaACTCATAAAAAGATATTAATTAAAGGCATACAATGCAACTTTTTCAAAATTTGAAATCGTCTTCttgagcaggggtattcaatttggTCCTGGAAAgaaggtatccagcacgtttcaacgcacctgatttcaatcaggagGTAATCAACAgttttctgcagagcctgatgagctgctgcacaggtgattcaaccactgaatcaagtgtgttggagcagagaaacccctaaaacatgctggatactggccctccaggaccgcaATTGAatactttacagggttaatggattgtcactcagacccccaccgccctctgtggccagaatactacaattgcaacttcagagtggcgcgCCAGTTCCTGTTAgtcttagtaaagtggagctgacatgcctggtgctgcagtctgcttccagcacgtttcctgcatgtttagatC
This window contains:
- the lhcgr gene encoding lutropin-choriogonadotropic hormone receptor translates to MAQRVVWLFVALSGVLNARTHGAYTCPAICRCTADSLRCSRDTQLASLSRTPAASPLRLRLTHLPLKQLSTHAFKELINITVIEISQSDCITHIRTHAFFSLHSLAQILVQNINSLRVIENGAFTDLPRLEYLSISNTGIIHFPDFTTISTLAPNIILEMADNMRIDIIPANCFQGITKEYVDMNLVRNGFKEIQSHAFNGTKLNTLILRDNRFLSHVQEDAFEGATGPSYLDVSSTSLSSLPPKGLSQVRSLKASSAFALKSLPRLESLAELLEAELTYPSHCCAFHTWRRKQRESASKNFTRFCDLSETGTEPTDDGMNLVYDINFQYPDLEFDCLNSPFVSCTPKPDAFNPCEDLLGFAFLRCLTWIITVFAVAGNLAVLVILLVSHQKLTISRFLMCNLAFADLCMGLYLMLIAYMDYHSRHEYYNHATYWQTGPGCSTAGFLTVFASELSVYTLSVISLERWHTITNAMHVNKRLKMHHVTAMMAAGWGFSLVVALLPLVGVSSYSKVSICLPMDIDTVGSQVYVVAVLTLNVVAFLLVCYCYICMYLSVRNPKHSTRHGDTKVAKRMAVLIFTDFLCMAPISFFAISAALRMPLITVSHSKILLILFYPINSLCNPFLYTIFTRAFRKDVCRLLSRCHASSDFHRSQTTASQQSSTNKVADRQTHSLSFYAHHMKMKGCFLSKGAT